From the Candidatus Peribacteria bacterium genome, one window contains:
- a CDS encoding DMP19 family protein, protein MDATNSPRTKPLYRGTQAVWYILGLLEILLAFRFLLKLFAANPQAGFTQFIYNVTAPFAAPFLNVFRISRVEGSVLEWTTLLAIVVYWLVAWGIIKLLVIGKPVTTPEAAVKLDRQDS, encoded by the coding sequence ATGGACGCAACAAATTCTCCACGTACAAAACCGCTTTACCGCGGCACGCAGGCTGTCTGGTACATTCTCGGCCTTCTTGAAATACTGCTGGCATTCCGTTTTCTGCTGAAACTGTTTGCGGCCAATCCGCAGGCGGGATTCACGCAGTTCATCTATAACGTCACTGCGCCTTTTGCTGCACCGTTTCTGAATGTGTTCCGTATTTCCCGCGTGGAAGGAAGTGTTCTTGAGTGGACAACGCTGCTGGCGATCGTCGTGTATTGGCTGGTGGCATGGGGCATCATCAAGCTCCTCGTTATTGGCAAGCCGGTCACGACGCCGGAAGCTGCGGTGAAGCTGGACAGACAGGATAGTTAA
- a CDS encoding DUF1801 domain-containing protein gives MFKPTKATTIKEYMDALPPERREPMEYLHAFIQKTAPALKAHFAYNMLGYGSFPYLNAKKEMVKWPVLSLANQKQYMSLYVCALENGKYIAELNAKDLGNVSVGKSCIRFKKIDDLNLDTLKNVIKAAEKNPGLVSAAQKKT, from the coding sequence ATGTTCAAACCAACCAAGGCAACAACTATCAAAGAGTATATGGATGCCCTTCCGCCTGAGCGCCGTGAGCCTATGGAATATCTGCATGCATTCATTCAGAAAACAGCGCCAGCACTGAAAGCACACTTTGCCTATAACATGCTCGGGTACGGATCGTTTCCCTATCTGAATGCCAAAAAAGAAATGGTCAAATGGCCCGTTCTTTCATTGGCGAATCAGAAACAGTATATGAGTCTGTACGTGTGCGCTTTGGAGAATGGAAAATATATCGCGGAACTGAATGCAAAAGATCTCGGAAATGTGAGCGTCGGAAAGAGTTGCATCCGTTTCAAAAAGATTGACGATCTGAATCTCGACACATTGAAGAACGTGATCAAAGCTGCGGAGAAAAACCCCGGACTTGTCAGTGCCGCCCAGAAAAAGACGTAA
- a CDS encoding N-acetylneuraminate synthase family protein, with product MSFIIAECCQNHQGSRETLQRMIREAALAGARYAKIQTIFTEDLVPRGRFEEGLIEENGVMKTIRRPYAPEYERLHSLELSEDDHRWFIDACNNAGITPITTVFSRSRIPMLAALPWPERVVKVASCDCGSHQMIEELCAHFDHLIISTGGAYEEEIRRTAEIVRRQKKKLTLLHCVTRYPNPLHACNLRRMEWLRSFAGEVGWSDHTHVERDRLIAAKAALALGADVIERHFTVLGAPDTKDGPVSITPALLADLCAYTALPQDEQRRLAQAGCSEEDWRMMLGEKQPPITHEEMLNRDYYRGRFASRVGEKYIWNWSEEPVFS from the coding sequence ATGTCTTTTATCATTGCAGAGTGCTGCCAGAATCATCAGGGATCGCGTGAGACACTGCAGAGAATGATCCGCGAGGCGGCGCTTGCAGGAGCACGATACGCAAAAATTCAGACGATTTTTACGGAAGACCTCGTGCCCCGCGGACGTTTTGAGGAAGGACTGATAGAAGAGAATGGTGTCATGAAAACCATCAGGCGTCCGTATGCACCGGAATATGAACGGTTGCATTCTCTGGAACTGAGTGAGGACGATCACCGCTGGTTTATCGATGCATGCAACAATGCCGGCATAACCCCCATCACCACTGTTTTTTCGCGCTCGCGCATTCCGATGCTGGCGGCTCTTCCCTGGCCCGAGCGCGTGGTGAAAGTCGCGAGTTGTGACTGTGGAAGCCATCAGATGATTGAAGAACTTTGTGCGCATTTTGATCACCTGATTATTTCCACTGGGGGCGCATACGAAGAGGAAATCCGTCGCACTGCAGAGATTGTACGCAGACAGAAAAAAAAGCTGACGCTGCTGCATTGTGTAACGCGCTACCCGAATCCTTTGCACGCATGCAACCTCCGGCGGATGGAATGGCTGCGCTCCTTTGCCGGTGAGGTCGGCTGGTCGGATCACACCCATGTGGAACGCGACCGTCTTATTGCAGCCAAAGCCGCGCTTGCACTGGGCGCTGATGTGATTGAACGTCACTTTACCGTGCTGGGCGCTCCGGATACGAAAGACGGACCCGTATCCATCACTCCTGCGTTGCTGGCGGATCTTTGCGCATATACCGCACTCCCGCAGGATGAACAACGACGGCTGGCGCAAGCCGGCTGCTCGGAAGAAGACTGGCGCATGATGCTGGGGGAAAAACAGCCACCCATCACCCATGAGGAAATGCTGAACCGCGATTATTACCGCGGCCGTTTTGCAAGCAGGGTGGGGGAGAAATACATATGGAATTGGTCTGAAGAACCGGTATTCTCCTGA